The Actinomycetota bacterium genome contains a region encoding:
- a CDS encoding DUF664 domain-containing protein: RPRSGSDFSLRWILTHMIEEAARHNGHADILREMIDGSTGD; this comes from the coding sequence CGCCCCCGATCGGGCAGCGATTTCAGTCTCCGTTGGATCCTCACCCACATGATCGAGGAGGCCGCGCGGCACAACGGCCACGCCGACATCCTTCGGGAGATGATCGACGGCTCGACCGGCGACTAG